From the genome of Medicago truncatula cultivar Jemalong A17 chromosome 2, MtrunA17r5.0-ANR, whole genome shotgun sequence:
AAAAAGCATCTAATGCCAACCATGGTATGTTGTGATGATTCTCATTGATTCAGTTTCCTCAAGTTTGACTCATTACACAATGACCAAAATAAgaggaaaacaaaatatatggaTCGAGCGAAACTGAGGAAGTAACTGTTGTTTTCTCAGAAGATAGATAAAGTTAAAGCACAAATAGCAATTTGAACTAAAATGCCCTAAAATCTGCATAGCAAATGGTATAATTTACATACCATAAAAGGACTGACATGCAGCGCTTTGGCTACTAGATCAGAATGCGGATTGAAAATAAAGGTTACTCTTTCAGCCCATGGTGTATTTGTTAcctgaaacaaacaaaaaacattgtCATCAGTTTAACAATACTCTATAAACTATTGGTGGCAATAACCAAtagaaatgaagaaagaaaaacagttaTGAATTATCAAATATCTGAGTTCAAATTACATATCCCACATAAACGTGAAAAATACTACAAACTGCTTTTCACTCAACAAAGAGAAAtcctagaagaagaaaaaagaagctGATAAAATGGAGCCGAactttgttaccaaaaaaataaaaactttcaaCTTGGTCTCTAAACTATCACTATCTCTCATAGGTGGTCACTGGActatcaaaatataataaatagtcCATTAACTATTAttaatccatcaaattagtccccgACTACTTTCAAAATAGGAGAGATACTGATAGTGtaagaattaaattgattgattatgaATAGATGAGGGGTTATTTATCACATTTTATAGTTCAGAGACCaaataagagagaaaatgatagcTTAGAAATCAAATCGATGGTtcattcgtaaaaaaaaaaaaaaaaaactcaattcaagGTTCAAATCTATAGGTAGGCCTTATTATACTATCTATGTCTCTAAAAATGACGTTCTTGAgaaatttgtttatcttgtttcataggatctttttaaaaaaaaaatcgggtTATCATGTTATTAGACAGCTGTAAGACCGGTCATGTTGTATGGACCATAGTGTTGGATGATGATGAACCAGCACGAGAATAAAATAAGCGTAACAATGATGACGATGTTGTGATGGAAGTGTGGTAAGACTGGATGGGATAATATTAGATAGAGTTGGGGTAGCACTTATAGTAGAAAAGATAGTGGATAataggcttaggtggtttggacatgtagagaGGAGATATGTAGATTATGTAGTAAGGAGAGGTGATCAAATGGAGGATAGTGGGATCACTGGAGGCAGAGAAAGACCTTAGAAACTATAATATAAACATTAGGAAAGATTTAGAGATTAGTGAGTTGGAccgaaatatggtttatgatagaacattatggtgtaatttgatccatgtagccaaccCCACCTAGttggataaggcttggttgttattgttgttatgttATCATGTTATAGGTACACAGTTTCTATTGCCGTATACCGGTGACCAATCTCCATCAGGGAACCTGTTGAGCACACAAGGCGGGTTCTCCCCCTCCCAATCGAACTTTCTTCATACAAGAGTCAAGGATCAAACCCCTGACCACCGGCTTAAGTGGCTCAAGTCCCTTACCACTTGAACAAATCCACTGTTAGTGATCTTTCTCAAAATTTCTAACTAtatttctttatcaaaataCCACACACTAATTAATTATCTCTCGTAAAAGATAAATTTGGAAAAGCATATTAGTCAATGCTCCCACTATATTCAGCGACAAAGTAGTAATTGATTTGAGCAAGTGAAGCACTAATTATATGTGTAAATTGAAAAGGTCAGAGAAACTAAGAAAATAGAGCTTAATTAGCACATACCTCAGCAATGCACTTCTTCAAACGTGTATCAGAGTCTTCAACATCATAGCAATAATACACACTCAATGGATTCTGTTCATATCCCACACTAGCTGGAATTGTCAACAGCAAACTACAAAATTGaattcaacaaattcatcattttcaaattcaaaaacttCACAAAATTCACCAACATTTAAATTGAAacgtaaaaatcaaattttgcatgGTTCTGTGGGAACCCAATTGACAAAAAGtaaagaataaagaaaaacaCTTACATGGGTCCATTAGTATCGGTAATTTGGCGAGCTTCGTCGGGAGAAAGATGATTGGGAGGCGCGTGAAGTGCACGGTCGAGATCAATAAGCGCGTAACGAACATTGTATTGAAAGGAATGGTGAACCGGGTGGCGGCGCTGATGGTAGACGGTACCTTCGTAAAGAGATACGGGTTCATCTCCGTCATTGGAAGAGGATGAAGCGGCGCGTGAGGATACTAAACGGCGGAGTAGCGCGTGAAAAGGAAGGATAAGGGATAGGACAAGAGTGGTGAAGGAAATGGAGACTAGAGAGCATAGAAGATATATTAATTCCATTACTATTTTTGGTGAAAAGTAAGTTTTTTCCTTGTTGGTGTTTAATTTTGGTCACTTCAGGTTCAAGTTGCTACTCCCGTTTTAAAGTGAACGTCGTTTTAGTCAACAgtacatatattaagaaatgaaataaagtagtcaaatgtcatagcaattttatcaaattatcctaatcaactattggtttgtttttcattaaaaagaaaataataatttggaagtagtgtaacataatattaattgaaaggtacagttgaaaagaaaaagttattattgcattggaaactaaaagtgacattcattttaaaacaatttttttgagttAAAACGACACTCGTTTTAAAACGGATTGAAGTATTTTTCAAGTACTCCATTTGATTTGAGTGAAGTCTAGGTAGCACCTATATAAAATGTGGAGACTTTTATACcttgtttattattttcaacGATCTTCAAACATTTAGAGTTTAATTGTCTTGTAATACCATGCATCAAATCTATTTAAAACAAAGTTCCTCTTAACGAGTGTcctataaacattttttaaacaatctaaaaataaaaaattattttttgagaaaatcaaatatttcaatttccaatatattagttatataaattttcataaaaatttactatttaaagcTTTTAAACAGTGTCTCAGAAcattcgttaacatttcccttcaAATAATTACAAATCTAAAATAGAAAGGGAAAATTCTGGATAATCATCAATTTTCATTGACATAGGAGGTTTCATTGGCATAGGAGGTTGAAGCAGAGCCGGCCCTAGAGCATAGGCCGCGAGTGCGACGGCCTAAGGCCTATGCCGGTAGGGGGCCCAAAAAATCTTTAAGGTAAGGAGGTGTATATAGAAGTATTTGGATTTCGGGggatatatatagaaaaattctCTGTAAAGGCTCAAACTTTGACATGATAAAGGAATGGGCTGACATCTGTTAGTATTTTTGGGCCTTTTAGTGAGATTTTCTATATATATCCCATGTAacacaaatatttctatatacaccctcctataaaaaaaatttggttgttcttgataatatgctcaaaaatttattatcgaagaaattggtgatatttttttaggccttttgttcctaataatgtgcttcattaatattaaaaatatctacgatatttattatccaagaaatgaggataattttcataacaaagtaaattctattttagttaaaaatagggtgctaaaatttcagtctacttcacatgtgctatttttctctacttctacggtatttttattttgttttggtgtgtataaaatatttaatttattttcagatgttgtctaaaaaaaacatttattttgtagtgaaaagtgaaataaaaaaaataaaatgaaaagcaaaaaaacacaacaatgagataaaaaaattatgatgcatTATGTAAGGGCCCTTCTAGGAACGGGCTTGGGTTGAAGAGCTCACTTCGTGACTTCGTCTCTCCTCTCAAGCTTTTATTCAATACCTCACGCCCCGTATAAGGTTACTTTTTCTTGAGTGAATATAAGGTTACTTTTGTTTTATCTTAACATTTAAGCATTCGTTTTGCTTATTACTTCATTTTCACATTGAAAAATTCTTCTCCTAACTTGGTCCACACTTTATGTGACACTTAAGGCCCTGCTtgataaaaatagcggatagccgATCGCTTATAGCTGATGATTGATAGCTGATAGTTTATAGCTGTTAGCTGATGACTGATGACTTATATCTAATAAGTTGATTGaagtgtttagtaaaattagcggttcaatTCGTTGATAagtgtaaaatgacataaaaagacattcttaatttataacaaaattagcttccattaatatttaagtatttaaaatttactaatttaaattattaatttaatatatctttattttatattttagtatttattttcatttcggtatactttgtaaaaaaataaatataatgataaaatataacaaaaaagtaaattatatagacgtaaaaaataacaataaaactatttgcaaaaaaaaaaaaaaaacaattaaactaGACGTGAGTCtttctgaaaaaataaaataaaactagatGCGAGCAAGTTTAATATAATGGGCACAGTTTATGTGCAAAGAATTTAaccgaacaaaaaaaaaattacgtccttcaaataaaaattaacgtAACTATATTCAATTAAATGTCCttagaaaaatgtaaaatgaaatgtaacagtaaaaacaaatattttttttaaaaaaatctttcattTGTGAGCATTTAAAACatagatattttatttaaaactataGGGTAGAATTGGTTTTTAGAGAAAATAGCAAGGGTAAAGATGAAAGCaaaaatgataagctataagttcAAATGCTGCttgaaatagcttctgaaaaatagcttataagctcgtgaaataagctatagtTTCGTGGTAAGAGACTATTAtcaaacaaaactttttttgtcaaacgaactTATAAGCCATAAGCTTATTTAGTGGGCTTACCGAACATACCCTtagagattttaatttttttgagtaaatatgACACTTAGAGATAAATAAAGGAGAATCACAATGAtatatttaaaccaaaaaaaacattttatgatACGGCAAAGCTCGCCATTTTTTACGAGAGggcaaatataaataaataaaacaagaatattatttattcatttgatCCCAATTTTACAATTTGGTTCAACGACTCCAATATACACAGTTTAACCAATTTTACACAATTTGATCCCAATTGTTCATTTCTGATATGACAGTTGatatccgtttcaaaatacatgttcaatttttgcaatgtgcactattcacttgacttactttgaccatattttttaactaatatataaatacaaatattagcatgtaagatgatgtttgatttgtctcgacaaatattttcaaaatattaaatttttataattttttactttagaaaattaaagatattaacaatcaaaattatgcattgacataTGTAAAGTGGTTGATTTGGATATGTGTTTTAAAACGGAGAGAGTACTACACATAATCCATTTACTATAAAGTACGTATTGACCTCTTACAGCAGGTTGGGGGTCAAGTACACATTTATTCATTGATATTGAATGAAATACCTAAAAAAATGCGACTTGACTCATGAGGCCAAAATTAAACACCATAAACATTggtaaactttttttatttgtcacaaaaaagtaaataatggAATTAATTTATCTTATATGACTCTATAATTTTCACTTCGTTCACCACACTCTTGTTATATCCCTTATCCTTCCTCACCACAATGTTTGCTACGCGCTTATTGATCTCAATCATCTTTTATATACCTCCCAATCATCTTTCTCCCGATGAAGCTCGCCAAATTACCGATACCAATGGATCCATGTAACTCTTCTtcataatttttacattttctcCATTAAATTCCATGAGAGTCATTCATAAAGGATGTGTAAGATTAtattgattctgtgagattttaaaagattttttatgtaaaagattTTATACACTTaatattttaaaggatttatcacactgacttttaaggattttatgtgattttaaaatttaaaggattcaatgaattttaggggaaaaagaacaaacttacaagcgtgaatgataaaaataataaacaaatatattctagcgtttgaataaaaaaaataaaaccaataaaaaattcttttaccgttgattttcaaattttaagaattttatgattttataagattttaagggactaaaaaacactctaacatattattctcaatacacattttttatttgttaaaaatgttattcccacaaaattcaattgtacatatttaaaattatgccagcacttataaatctttcaaaaaaaatatactgtgtcagccattacaaatcggtcgagtttacatgagtttaccgagtgttaactcagtcaaactcgttaaaccttccGATTTTACTAGAAACCGAGTTCACCTAAGAGTTAACACGATTTGtgtacctaaaaacgtaaactcgataatctcggagagttaacactcgatttgcggaacattgattacgacatactctctatcataatattttcaatacaattttttttttttacgagatagagagaggggggatgagtgatgagagagggagagagagagagagtggagagatagagaaatgaagagagaaaggagagaacGGAAagggggagggagagagagaaaggagaagaaagagatagtaacttttaaaagaaaaacaatatcaagaaatctcatcttttcatgaaagactttttcttgttaaaattacactacaaaatccaatttattaaataatccttcgaaatttgaataattttgaataccacaagactttttttaaagtgatgaaaaatcttgattgaatacctcaagacttttttaaaatgacaaagagtcttgattaaATACCAcatgactttttttaatttgcaaAAAATCTTGATTCAATACCAcaaaactttttcataattaaaaagctttttaaaattttatagaatcCTAATCTAATACATTCCCTAAGTCACATCttttatataattaacattGAATCTATTTATAACTTATGCCAAATTTAATCACTTACACTTAAGTTTTGTAATACTCAACCTTAAATCAAGGTGCGTGGTGCCACTAGATATTATATGCCATAAATGACAataaacctataaaaaaaagtaagtataggAGTATGAGTATACCTTTATTTGCATTTTCCTTTTCGTGTGAAACTAGTAACTAAAAAAGCGCGTGGTTTTCTTTCCTTATATCTGCTCTACTGGCTTCATATTTGCCACACAACACAATCATAAAATCTTTTATTagcaaaattattattatttttttatttattttccattttctcaTCACAAACAAAACAGTCTTCAAAAACCAGTCTTTAtctctttctttgtttgttgTGTTAAAAAGCAAACTCTACCTTCAACTGAATTGAATCTCATCTTTACTTTGCTTCttgtaagtgttttttttttttttttacacctcttcactttactttgttctttgtGTGTTTTTGTTATGCTTCAATGTTTGTTAACAGTAACACATACTTAAATTCTGGGCTGTCTTTGTTTTAATTCAGAAAAACACTTATAATGTTTtctatgattaaaaaaaaaaaaacttataatgtTTTCTCActgttattttcttataaagttgagatttttatttgatattgcTTCTGGGGTGTTGTTTTTTGGAGACATGTAAATTGGGTTATTTGCTTTTGGTGCAAAATTATAGCTTTTTTGGTTCCTAAGTCTCAGTTAGTGGTAAAGTTACTAGCTTTTTATGAAGTAGCAGGTTCCAACAACATCTTTTCTGAGTTAAATGCTTTTATTAAAGTTGATAGTTGAATATTTAATAAGGGGAATTTACTGTTTTGTTTTATTCTATCTGCTTTTGGATCATTGTGGAGGAGGAATTGGTGCTTTTTCTCTTTATTGTGGAGTAGGATTTAGTGATTCCTTTTATTTGCCGTTAAAAATGTGTTGAGTGAATCTGTTTAGGAGAATTTGGAATAGATTCTTATCTCTTGGATTGAAA
Proteins encoded in this window:
- the LOC11445626 gene encoding uncharacterized protein isoform X1, which codes for MELIYLLCSLVSISFTTLVLSLILPFHALLRRLVSSRAASSSSNDGDEPVSLYEGTVYHQRRHPVHHSFQYNVRYALIDLDRALHAPPNHLSPDEARQITDTNGPILLLTIPASVGYEQNPLSVYYCYDVEDSDTRLKKCIAEVTNTPWAERVTFIFNPHSDLVAKALHVSPFMDMLGSWNIKASDPGENLSISISVHHPEFGNYFTASLKAKRLCPTSASDHAVFFWLMPHKVAVWIYWHAIKLWWQNVKFIQHPRYNIPAYRDDALIRDRKLQCCGFSAQRGSNQDCLADEASPRHRWFKWTDAKWPWS